In Edaphobacter paludis, a single window of DNA contains:
- a CDS encoding Gfo/Idh/MocA family oxidoreductase, with product MINIGVIGYGYWGPNLVRNMFEVPDTQVIAVSDMRQERLQQVKLRYPSVEVTTDFNDLLNNPKIDAVAIATPVHTHYELALKALRCGKHVMVEKPMTSTSEEALQLIDEADSRKLTLLVDHTFVYTGAVRKIKAIVDSGNIGDILYYDSTRINLGLFQRDVDVIWDLAVHDLAIMDYILPASPCAVAATGINHVFGGTENLAYITMFFEGNLIGHVNVNWLSPVKVRRTLLGGSKQMIVYDDMEPSEKVKVYDKGITLNGASDSLYKALVGYRSGDMFAPQLDVSEALKVEIQHFADCIGSGAEPTTGGQAGLRVVRILESASLSMKQRGKLVHLGTEVPAYARGAA from the coding sequence GTGATCAACATTGGAGTCATAGGTTATGGATACTGGGGCCCGAACCTGGTCCGGAATATGTTCGAAGTACCGGACACGCAAGTCATTGCGGTCAGCGATATGCGGCAGGAGCGGCTGCAACAGGTCAAACTACGGTACCCGTCAGTGGAGGTTACCACCGACTTCAATGACTTGCTCAACAATCCGAAGATCGATGCGGTAGCGATTGCGACTCCGGTGCACACACACTACGAGCTTGCATTGAAGGCGCTTCGGTGCGGCAAGCATGTAATGGTTGAAAAGCCGATGACGTCAACTTCCGAAGAGGCTCTGCAGCTTATTGATGAGGCAGATAGCCGCAAGCTCACTCTTCTGGTGGACCATACGTTCGTCTATACGGGTGCTGTCCGGAAGATTAAGGCTATCGTGGACTCCGGAAATATAGGAGACATCCTCTACTACGACTCGACGCGCATCAATCTCGGACTATTCCAGCGGGATGTCGATGTTATATGGGACCTCGCAGTTCACGATCTTGCCATCATGGATTACATCCTTCCAGCCTCGCCGTGTGCGGTGGCGGCGACGGGAATCAATCACGTGTTTGGCGGTACAGAGAATCTGGCGTACATCACTATGTTCTTCGAAGGCAATCTGATCGGGCATGTGAATGTGAACTGGCTTTCACCGGTGAAGGTTCGGAGGACGTTGCTTGGCGGCAGCAAACAGATGATCGTTTACGACGACATGGAGCCGAGCGAAAAGGTGAAGGTATACGACAAGGGCATCACGCTGAACGGCGCGTCAGACTCGCTGTACAAGGCCCTGGTTGGCTACCGTTCCGGCGATATGTTCGCGCCTCAACTCGACGTCTCCGAGGCGCTTAAGGTGGAGATTCAGCACTTTGCGGATTGCATCGGAAGCGGCGCGGAGCCCACTACAGGAGGTCAGGCTGGCCTGCGAGTCGTTCGCATTCTCGAAAGTGCCTCCCTCTCCATGAAGCAGCGAGGGAAGCTTGTACATCTTGGGACGGAAGTGCCAGCGTATGCACGAGGAGCCGCATGA
- a CDS encoding acyltransferase has protein sequence MLAEREHENLTRGRSVPAVFGSARLVDDPDWEWEFAAHLKRSHTVLELLAMFSRYRNDEGPLESQLRRILFRAMCQSVGHALQIGPGVVVKHPESMVFGDGVFIGAQAMIQGRYDGTCRIGNHVWIGPQAYFDARNLVLEDYVGWGPGAKVLGSSHTALPVDVPIISTELRIEPVVIGYGADIGTNATILPGVHVGAHSIIGAGAVVTEDVPEYAVVAGVPARLIRRRKDICSSELEVDTTSQERLADDGQLATTRSSYKGTE, from the coding sequence ATGTTGGCTGAACGAGAGCACGAGAATCTTACGCGAGGGCGATCCGTTCCTGCGGTGTTCGGCAGCGCGCGGCTAGTGGATGATCCGGACTGGGAGTGGGAGTTTGCGGCTCATTTGAAGAGATCCCACACCGTCCTCGAACTGCTCGCCATGTTTTCCAGGTATCGAAATGACGAGGGGCCGTTAGAGTCACAGCTTCGACGCATTCTGTTTCGCGCCATGTGCCAGAGCGTCGGGCACGCCCTGCAGATCGGGCCGGGGGTTGTCGTAAAGCACCCCGAAAGCATGGTGTTCGGCGATGGAGTGTTCATCGGTGCTCAAGCGATGATTCAGGGGCGTTACGACGGCACGTGCCGGATCGGTAATCATGTTTGGATCGGACCGCAAGCGTACTTTGACGCACGGAACCTCGTTCTCGAAGATTATGTCGGGTGGGGGCCGGGAGCGAAGGTTCTTGGCTCGTCGCACACGGCGCTCCCTGTCGACGTGCCGATCATTTCGACGGAACTTAGGATTGAACCCGTGGTGATAGGGTATGGCGCCGATATCGGCACTAACGCGACGATTCTGCCGGGAGTCCACGTTGGGGCGCATTCCATCATCGGCGCCGGCGCAGTTGTCACCGAAGATGTGCCTGAGTACGCGGTTGTAGCGGGAGTACCTGCGCGGCTCATTCGCAGACGTAAAGATATCTGCTCTTCGGAATTGGAAGTTGACACAACTTCGCAAGAGCGCCTGGCAGATGACGGCCAATTGGCCACAACACGGAGCAGCTACAAGGGGACGGAATGA
- a CDS encoding GNVR domain-containing protein, with protein sequence MNKAQTHQKNSSVSISYLTVVLKQHAHSVFLSSLLLSICGIVGVSLLPNVYRATTTILVDPQKIPEKYVTSTVTTDPNERMNTLTQQVLSASHLQEIIDKDNLYPELRRTKSQEEILDYMRDKTKIEIKQSPEPEQGLGSFSIAYEDQDRTMVALVTNQLASSFIDWSLKARQQQALGTTQFLSSELQKAKEGLEAQESQLESFRMKHSGATPDELNGNLQALSRLQASTQSNMDAISRLDQERILLTHAGSADPQAIPSSDRQRALQEKLRLENERWTLKRQFTDTYPDVIAVNQELKAINAKLATMPGPSQGSADNYDENTQVRLSLIDKDMQRHKQQLADLERQIQVYQSKVDSVPVLETQLAELTRNYEASRQNYQSLLDKTFSAGMSEELERKQQAERFTVLDPAKTPEKPVRPKRLPIMAGVLLVCFILPTGLAFSFQILRGSINSEPEMRGMLPPGVAVLGTLPPIKSKADLIRGKLLMTQTLIVSFVACSALVVFLFKIRPIL encoded by the coding sequence ATGAACAAAGCACAGACTCATCAAAAGAACTCGTCCGTATCGATAAGCTATCTGACCGTGGTACTGAAGCAACACGCCCATTCAGTCTTCTTGTCCTCGCTCCTGCTTTCCATTTGCGGCATCGTGGGAGTATCTTTGCTGCCGAACGTTTATCGTGCGACCACAACCATCCTCGTCGACCCGCAGAAAATCCCTGAGAAATACGTCACATCCACCGTAACGACAGATCCGAATGAACGGATGAATACACTCACCCAACAGGTGCTAAGCGCCTCGCATCTACAGGAGATCATCGACAAGGACAATCTCTACCCTGAACTGCGAAGGACGAAATCCCAAGAAGAAATACTGGACTACATGCGGGACAAGACCAAAATTGAAATAAAGCAAAGTCCCGAACCTGAGCAGGGTCTCGGCAGTTTCAGTATTGCCTACGAAGACCAGGATCGCACGATGGTTGCACTGGTCACCAATCAGCTCGCCTCCAGCTTCATTGACTGGAGTCTAAAGGCGCGGCAGCAACAGGCACTTGGAACCACGCAGTTTCTCTCGAGTGAATTGCAAAAAGCTAAGGAAGGTCTTGAAGCCCAAGAGAGCCAACTTGAATCCTTCAGGATGAAGCACTCCGGAGCAACACCCGACGAGCTCAACGGCAACCTTCAGGCGCTCTCACGGCTGCAGGCTAGCACCCAATCGAACATGGATGCAATCAGCCGTCTCGATCAGGAAAGAATCCTGCTCACCCATGCGGGTTCCGCAGATCCGCAGGCGATTCCCTCTTCGGATCGTCAGCGCGCTCTCCAGGAAAAGCTCCGCCTTGAAAATGAGCGATGGACTCTCAAAAGGCAGTTCACTGATACGTATCCTGACGTTATCGCCGTCAATCAGGAACTGAAGGCCATCAATGCAAAACTTGCAACGATGCCTGGCCCCTCGCAAGGCTCCGCCGACAACTACGATGAGAATACGCAGGTGCGGCTCTCTTTGATTGATAAGGATATGCAGAGGCACAAGCAGCAACTCGCCGACCTTGAGCGACAGATTCAGGTATATCAATCCAAGGTCGACTCCGTCCCAGTTCTTGAGACCCAGCTGGCCGAACTGACCCGCAACTATGAGGCTTCGCGGCAGAACTACCAGTCCCTTCTCGATAAGACCTTTTCCGCAGGAATGTCAGAGGAGTTGGAACGAAAGCAGCAGGCTGAGCGATTCACAGTTCTGGACCCGGCAAAGACGCCGGAAAAGCCTGTCCGCCCGAAACGTCTGCCCATCATGGCCGGGGTCCTTTTGGTCTGCTTTATTCTTCCCACAGGTTTGGCCTTCTCGTTCCAAATTCTTCGAGGTTCCATCAACTCGGAGCCGGAGATGCGTGGGATGTTGCCACCGGGAGTGGCTGTCCTCGGGACCCTCCCTCCAATAAAGAGCAAGGCCGATCTAATTCGCGGCAAACTGCTCATGACCCAAACCCTTATAGTCTCATTCGTCGCATGCTCGGCCCTCGTTGTCTTTCTGTTCAAGATCAGGCCTATCCTATGA
- a CDS encoding polysaccharide biosynthesis/export family protein, with the protein MFSKSSIRPFTILAGFVLCVPGSSAQIVARAQPVSSRAEVSVPSGPVGVTPLPITAGSSQYALGAADIIHVSVWKSPDLSQTVTVGPDGFVSLPLLGDVHVAGLTTNQLAQNLSSKLSAYVVSAQVTVSVVEIRSRLVFVTGQVGKPGAYSLIAPITVLQLIAQAGGLTTFANRKSILILRTVNSKIQRLRFNYTSALSGDMKQNINLQPGDTVVIP; encoded by the coding sequence ATGTTTTCTAAATCGTCAATTCGTCCCTTCACCATTCTTGCCGGGTTCGTACTCTGCGTGCCGGGAAGTAGCGCTCAAATTGTCGCCCGCGCCCAGCCTGTCTCCTCACGAGCCGAAGTGAGCGTTCCCTCGGGACCCGTCGGGGTAACGCCTCTTCCCATCACAGCAGGCTCCTCTCAATACGCACTCGGCGCAGCAGACATAATTCACGTCAGCGTGTGGAAGAGTCCCGATCTCTCGCAGACCGTCACCGTAGGCCCCGATGGATTTGTGTCGCTGCCTCTCCTTGGCGACGTACATGTCGCCGGCCTGACCACTAATCAGCTCGCGCAGAATCTCAGCTCAAAGTTGAGCGCCTACGTCGTGAGCGCTCAAGTCACTGTCAGCGTCGTAGAGATCCGTAGTCGGCTGGTCTTCGTGACGGGACAGGTAGGCAAACCTGGAGCATACTCCCTGATCGCCCCGATCACGGTCCTGCAGTTGATCGCGCAAGCGGGAGGACTGACCACGTTCGCGAATCGTAAGAGCATCCTGATCCTTAGAACAGTAAACTCGAAAATTCAAAGGCTCCGGTTCAACTACACCAGCGCTCTCAGTGGGGACATGAAGCAAAACATTAACCTTCAACCTGGCGATACCGTCGTCATCCCGTAG
- a CDS encoding DegT/DnrJ/EryC1/StrS family aminotransferase has protein sequence MTIPFVDLKSLHSEITEELREVFDRVLRESTFVLGPEVQRFEQEFAAYVGTKHCVALSNGTAALQLALASLGIGPGDEVITVPHTFIATAEAITAVRGRPVFVDIDPVSFTMDAALLEAAITPRTRAIIPVDIYGQTADMDPILNIASRHSIPVIEDACQAHGAEYRGRKAGSFGAAGCFSFYPGKNLGACGEGGAVTTDDAELANRVRLWRDHGSSKRYEHIFPGLNMRMEGIQGGILSVKLKYLDRWNNQRREAAAKYDAALRDTDLETPAEMDYGRHVYHLYVVQSDNRDALRESLSRAGIESGLHYPNPLHLQEAYRSLGYERGDFPVTETLTTRILSLPMYPGIESEAIERVAAQVRESCYVG, from the coding sequence GTGACAATTCCCTTTGTCGACCTGAAATCACTGCATAGCGAGATAACGGAAGAGCTTCGCGAGGTCTTCGATCGTGTGCTCCGCGAATCAACCTTCGTGCTGGGGCCGGAGGTCCAGAGATTCGAGCAGGAGTTCGCAGCCTACGTGGGCACGAAACACTGTGTCGCGCTCAGCAACGGCACCGCTGCACTTCAGTTGGCTCTGGCTTCGCTCGGTATCGGTCCGGGAGATGAGGTCATCACGGTTCCGCATACGTTTATCGCAACTGCGGAAGCCATCACTGCGGTGCGCGGGCGACCGGTGTTTGTTGATATCGATCCGGTGTCATTCACGATGGACGCTGCTCTTTTGGAAGCCGCGATCACGCCTCGAACGCGCGCCATCATCCCCGTAGATATCTATGGGCAAACGGCGGATATGGATCCGATACTCAACATCGCATCGCGTCACAGTATTCCAGTGATTGAGGATGCATGCCAGGCGCACGGTGCAGAATACAGGGGGCGCAAAGCAGGTTCATTTGGCGCGGCGGGATGCTTCAGTTTTTATCCCGGCAAAAATCTCGGCGCCTGTGGCGAGGGCGGAGCAGTAACTACGGATGACGCTGAACTCGCAAATCGGGTTCGGTTGTGGCGCGATCATGGATCATCGAAAAGGTACGAGCATATTTTTCCCGGACTCAACATGCGCATGGAAGGTATTCAGGGCGGAATTCTGTCCGTGAAGCTGAAGTACCTTGACCGCTGGAATAACCAGAGACGCGAGGCGGCAGCGAAGTACGATGCGGCTCTCAGAGACACCGATCTTGAGACTCCCGCTGAGATGGATTATGGCCGCCATGTCTATCATCTTTATGTTGTGCAATCTGATAACCGTGACGCGCTTCGTGAGAGTCTGTCACGCGCGGGCATTGAATCAGGTTTGCACTATCCAAATCCGCTGCATCTTCAGGAGGCCTACCGCTCCCTCGGCTACGAGAGAGGCGATTTTCCTGTAACGGAGACGCTAACAACACGGATTCTGTCGCTGCCGATGTATCCGGGCATCGAGTCGGAGGCGATCGAGAGAGTCGCAGCACAGGTTCGGGAGAGCTGCTATGTTGGCTGA
- a CDS encoding UpxY family transcription antiterminator, producing the protein MPHATDDQKLGSQDHLQWYAVYTYPRHEKAVTEHLQSQSLVAYLPTLLTESDWKDRRVRLRTPAFPSYTFAQISLAQRSRVLSTSGVVRILSFNGRPVPIAESEIEALKLCLDKGVGIQRCPTLEVGDRVRVRSGILEGLIGQISRCKKDRRLIVPITLIHQSVAIEIDMQLLEPLDEFTQPSNPSHQRFLP; encoded by the coding sequence ATGCCCCATGCTACGGACGACCAGAAGCTGGGTTCGCAAGATCATCTACAGTGGTACGCCGTCTATACCTACCCGCGCCACGAAAAGGCAGTTACCGAGCATCTCCAGTCTCAATCCCTCGTCGCTTACCTTCCTACACTTCTGACTGAAAGCGACTGGAAGGACCGCCGGGTCCGCCTCCGTACTCCGGCATTCCCAAGCTATACATTTGCGCAGATCAGTCTCGCCCAGCGAAGCAGGGTATTGAGCACGTCCGGAGTAGTTCGAATCCTGTCCTTCAATGGCAGGCCTGTGCCGATTGCAGAATCCGAAATCGAAGCACTCAAGCTTTGTCTTGATAAGGGTGTCGGAATCCAGCGCTGCCCCACGCTGGAGGTAGGCGATAGGGTTCGCGTCAGGTCAGGGATTCTCGAAGGCCTGATAGGCCAGATCTCACGCTGCAAGAAAGATCGCAGGCTCATCGTTCCCATTACCCTGATCCATCAGTCCGTCGCAATCGAGATCGACATGCAGTTACTGGAGCCGCTGGACGAGTTCACGCAACCTTCGAACCCGTCGCACCAAAGATTCCTTCCCTGA
- a CDS encoding acyltransferase has translation MMLAVETATGKLSENGTGAPELSQGRSTPDFSRIAADVKLGANVALHGFVNLYGCSIGHDSRIGAFVEIQKNAEIGANVKISSHTFICEGVRIEDEVFIGHNVSFINDKFPRATNANGELQSDTDWQVTRTLVSRGASIGTGCTILCGITIGEFATVGAGSVVTRDVPSKTIVAGNPARILRRLEEK, from the coding sequence ATGATGCTTGCAGTCGAGACCGCAACCGGCAAGTTATCTGAGAACGGCACCGGCGCGCCGGAGCTCTCTCAAGGTCGCTCTACGCCTGACTTCAGCAGAATAGCCGCCGACGTGAAGCTGGGAGCGAACGTAGCCCTTCATGGATTCGTGAACCTCTACGGATGTTCCATCGGTCACGACAGCAGGATAGGGGCCTTCGTCGAGATACAGAAGAACGCCGAGATAGGGGCCAATGTGAAGATTTCGAGCCACACCTTCATCTGTGAAGGCGTCAGGATTGAAGACGAGGTATTCATTGGTCATAACGTCTCTTTTATCAACGACAAATTTCCGCGGGCGACGAACGCAAACGGGGAATTGCAATCGGATACCGACTGGCAGGTCACAAGGACGCTTGTAAGTCGGGGCGCTTCTATCGGGACTGGCTGCACGATTCTTTGTGGCATCACGATCGGGGAGTTTGCCACGGTTGGTGCCGGAAGTGTTGTAACGCGGGATGTCCCGTCAAAGACAATCGTTGCAGGAAACCCGGCTCGAATTCTGAGAAGGCTGGAGGAAAAGTGA
- a CDS encoding sugar transferase, with product MSSQRPVILPWIRQFGTPKNQTATIKIPSRREVIQEATFVQMLRFERRRTERSGKQLMLVLISSEHFRGKAGCALVNGVVATLATRIRETDVLGWYERDKTIGILMTEIGNGDAVTVEIIMSKIAHALESNIKSDNPRLLTMTYRLFPHSEDIVSGKRAGNSFYPDLSTRRPRNMQTEAAKRLMDIVGSLTALIAFLPVILVITLLVKITSEGSILFCQERVGQHGKLFRFFKFRTMHVNNDSQIHREYVTRLIAGKEDLKANGGLYKLTNDPRITPLGRFLRKSSLDELPQLINVLMGDMSLVGPRPPLPYEYERYQIWHKRRVMELKPGLTGLWQIKGRSRTTFDEMVRMDLRYANTKSLWTDCTILLQTPAAILSGRGAC from the coding sequence ATGAGTTCTCAACGACCAGTTATCCTGCCATGGATACGCCAGTTTGGCACTCCCAAAAACCAAACGGCAACGATCAAGATCCCATCACGCCGCGAAGTTATCCAGGAGGCTACCTTTGTCCAGATGCTTCGCTTCGAGCGTCGCCGGACCGAACGCTCCGGCAAGCAACTGATGTTGGTGCTCATCAGTAGCGAGCATTTTCGCGGTAAGGCTGGCTGCGCTCTCGTCAACGGTGTCGTCGCTACCCTGGCCACCCGAATCAGAGAGACGGATGTCCTCGGATGGTACGAACGAGACAAGACAATAGGCATCCTCATGACTGAGATAGGTAACGGTGACGCCGTGACAGTCGAGATCATCATGAGCAAGATAGCCCATGCACTCGAGAGCAACATCAAGAGTGATAACCCTCGACTTCTCACTATGACCTATCGCCTGTTTCCACACAGCGAAGACATCGTATCGGGAAAGCGGGCCGGGAACAGCTTCTACCCGGATCTATCCACACGCCGCCCTCGTAATATGCAAACTGAGGCCGCGAAACGGCTCATGGACATCGTCGGTAGCCTAACTGCCCTCATAGCATTTCTGCCGGTCATCCTCGTGATTACCTTGCTCGTGAAAATCACCTCTGAAGGTTCCATCCTGTTTTGCCAGGAACGCGTAGGACAGCACGGCAAACTCTTCCGCTTTTTCAAGTTCCGGACCATGCACGTCAACAATGATTCACAGATCCATCGAGAGTACGTGACGAGACTCATTGCCGGCAAAGAAGACCTGAAGGCCAATGGAGGTCTCTATAAACTGACGAATGATCCACGTATAACGCCATTGGGGCGTTTCCTGCGCAAGTCGAGTCTCGACGAGTTACCACAACTTATTAACGTCTTGATGGGAGATATGTCCCTTGTAGGCCCGCGCCCTCCACTTCCGTATGAGTACGAGCGATACCAGATCTGGCACAAGCGTCGGGTGATGGAGTTGAAGCCCGGACTGACCGGCCTCTGGCAGATAAAAGGAAGATCCCGTACCACCTTCGACGAGATGGTTCGGATGGATCTCCGCTATGCCAACACAAAATCACTCTGGACCGACTGCACGATCCTGCTCCAGACTCCGGCCGCGATTCTCTCCGGTCGCGGGGCCTGCTAA
- a CDS encoding CpsD/CapB family tyrosine-protein kinase, translating into MSSTLLPYAKEPVAAPASTPVAAPLESRVLTLEPDQRSRLVFLTDPLGLAAEQYKILRQRLINLRPQGGVLLITSPGPGEGKTLTSVNLSWALADAGQRTCLVDLDFRAPGVSQALGCPIDGDGVEDVLNGRRKLHEAVYQIADTRMHVLPVRNRQDSAGKLLSPSVIVPALAELRSTYYWVILDFAPVIPMADVGEVLAHVDGAILVIRAGKTARKMLPRSLEILGSKLCGVILNDSPIPGSAYYGGYGNRRD; encoded by the coding sequence ATGAGTTCCACACTACTTCCCTATGCGAAAGAGCCGGTCGCGGCACCAGCAAGCACCCCTGTTGCAGCCCCATTGGAGAGCCGTGTACTGACACTTGAGCCCGACCAGAGATCTCGCCTGGTCTTTCTGACCGATCCCCTCGGGCTTGCCGCGGAGCAGTACAAAATACTGCGCCAGCGACTCATCAATCTTCGTCCGCAGGGCGGGGTGCTCCTCATCACCAGCCCCGGGCCAGGAGAGGGAAAGACGCTGACCTCAGTCAATCTTTCCTGGGCTCTCGCGGATGCTGGCCAGCGTACCTGCCTGGTCGATCTGGACTTCAGGGCTCCCGGCGTGTCTCAAGCCCTGGGCTGCCCGATCGACGGAGATGGTGTCGAAGATGTACTCAATGGACGCCGGAAGCTGCACGAGGCGGTGTACCAGATCGCCGATACGCGGATGCATGTCCTCCCAGTCCGCAACCGCCAGGACTCAGCGGGAAAGCTCTTATCTCCCTCTGTAATCGTCCCTGCTCTCGCCGAACTTCGTTCCACATATTACTGGGTCATCCTCGATTTTGCACCTGTCATTCCTATGGCGGACGTTGGCGAAGTGTTGGCTCACGTCGACGGCGCGATTCTTGTGATTCGCGCCGGAAAGACAGCCCGGAAGATGCTCCCGCGCTCCCTTGAGATACTCGGATCCAAACTCTGCGGTGTCATCCTGAACGACTCTCCGATTCCTGGAAGCGCCTATTACGGAGGCTACGGAAATCGTCGTGACTAA
- a CDS encoding O-antigen translocase — protein MPPISAEEELSDTPGLVSTPVSSPPSPTKGTYGQILKSSAIIGGSSVLNIAVGIVRTKIMALLLGPAGFGMLSLYGSIATLTQTLAGMGINSSGVRQIAEAAGLDDEDHMRQTTLVLRRISILLGLLGASCLIVFSRPISRLTFGTNQHAAQVSALSLAVFFALVSAGQGALIQGMRRIADLAKMGVLGALFGTIISIPLVYFFRDRGVVPSLIAVAAVTCLVSWRYSRKVHVPNIFIRPSVVMREATSLLKLGFAFMASGLMTVGVAYVIRITVSRRLGLEATGLYQAAWTLGGLYVGFILQAMGADFYPRLTAYARDHPVCNRLVNEQAHVGLLLGGPGVLATLTFAPLVIALFYSARFGAAVGVLRWICLGTIVQVVTWPMGFIIIAKAKQTLFIACELAWTIVSLALVWICISRFGLNGVGIAFFGSYIFHGFLIYGVVRKMSGFLWSAENKHTGALFLIVIAAVFSGFYILPFALAEGLGAIVTLLSAIYSTRLLAKLVSSDSIPKQLRRLIISRGTPLRKTFP, from the coding sequence ATGCCCCCGATCTCAGCAGAAGAAGAGCTTTCGGATACTCCCGGTCTGGTTTCGACGCCAGTATCCAGCCCGCCGTCTCCAACAAAGGGAACGTATGGCCAGATATTGAAGTCATCGGCCATCATTGGAGGCTCTTCTGTACTGAATATCGCAGTGGGAATTGTTCGAACCAAGATCATGGCACTGTTGCTCGGACCTGCCGGCTTTGGGATGCTGAGTCTATACGGGTCCATCGCAACGCTGACGCAGACGCTGGCTGGAATGGGCATCAATAGTAGCGGGGTCCGGCAGATCGCTGAGGCAGCTGGCCTGGACGACGAGGATCATATGCGCCAGACCACCCTCGTCCTGCGCCGCATCTCCATTCTGTTAGGTCTGCTTGGCGCTTCGTGCCTCATCGTCTTCTCTCGTCCAATTTCGAGACTGACCTTCGGAACAAATCAGCATGCCGCTCAGGTCTCCGCACTTTCGCTGGCAGTATTCTTCGCCCTCGTTTCGGCAGGTCAGGGAGCGTTGATTCAGGGCATGAGGCGGATCGCTGACCTTGCAAAGATGGGGGTCTTGGGGGCGCTCTTCGGAACCATCATCAGCATCCCTCTGGTCTATTTCTTTCGCGATCGTGGTGTCGTGCCCTCGCTCATCGCCGTGGCCGCGGTTACTTGCCTTGTATCCTGGCGCTACAGTCGTAAGGTCCATGTCCCGAATATCTTCATTCGGCCTTCCGTTGTTATGAGAGAGGCGACCTCTCTCCTCAAACTGGGCTTCGCCTTCATGGCAAGCGGACTGATGACCGTAGGTGTAGCCTACGTCATTCGTATCACCGTATCTCGCAGACTCGGGTTGGAAGCGACGGGCCTATATCAGGCAGCCTGGACTCTGGGTGGGCTCTATGTCGGCTTCATCCTTCAAGCCATGGGAGCCGACTTCTATCCACGATTGACCGCTTACGCGAGGGATCATCCTGTCTGCAATCGCCTTGTCAACGAACAGGCCCATGTTGGTCTGCTGCTCGGAGGTCCAGGCGTCCTCGCGACTCTCACTTTCGCGCCGCTGGTCATTGCGCTCTTCTATAGCGCCAGGTTCGGAGCCGCGGTCGGAGTTCTCCGTTGGATATGTCTTGGCACCATCGTTCAGGTCGTCACCTGGCCCATGGGTTTCATCATCATCGCGAAGGCGAAGCAGACCCTTTTCATCGCCTGCGAACTGGCCTGGACCATCGTCAGCCTTGCACTGGTGTGGATATGTATCAGCCGCTTCGGCCTGAATGGCGTTGGAATCGCCTTCTTCGGCTCCTACATCTTCCACGGATTTCTCATCTACGGTGTGGTGCGAAAAATGAGCGGATTCCTCTGGTCGGCCGAAAACAAGCACACCGGCGCACTCTTTCTTATAGTCATAGCGGCCGTGTTCTCGGGGTTCTACATCTTGCCGTTCGCTCTCGCCGAAGGCCTTGGCGCGATCGTGACGCTCCTCAGTGCGATCTATTCAACGCGACTTCTGGCAAAGCTCGTATCTTCGGATTCCATACCCAAACAACTAAGGCGCCTCATCATCAGCCGGGGTACTCCGCTCAGGAAAACCTTCCCATGA